The proteins below are encoded in one region of Malaclemys terrapin pileata isolate rMalTer1 chromosome 20, rMalTer1.hap1, whole genome shotgun sequence:
- the SYCN gene encoding syncollin — MATAHPLLLLPLLLASAWAQCPAPADLKNADGSKICAQLYTDDSPYYAQCCGGNVLQVQPGDDVPYIPLGWNDKISSLVVAPRCDISVWSRKGKEGYSRKFISGVVYRLREIKKGLFGDWDNSISAYYCKCN; from the coding sequence ATGGCCACCgctcaccccctgctcctcctccctctgctcctggcctcggCCTGGGCCCAGTGCCCGGCGCCGGCGGATCTGAAGAACGCGGACGGGAGCAAGATCTGTGCCCAGCTGTACACCGACGACAGCCCCTACTATGCCCAGTGCTGCGGGGGCAACGTGCTGCAGGTGCAGCCCGGCGACGACGTCCCCTACATACCGCTCGGCTGGAACGACAAGATCTCCTCCCTGGTGGTGGCGCCGCGCTGCGATATCAGCGTCTGGTCCAGGAAGGGCAAGGAAGGTTACAGCCGCAAGTTCATCAGCGGCGTGGTATATCGGCTGCGGGAGATCAAGAAGGGGCTCTTCGGGGACTGGGACAACTCCATCTCCGCCTACTACTGCAAGTGCAACTGA